A DNA window from Thiothrix subterranea contains the following coding sequences:
- the dprA gene encoding DNA-processing protein DprA translates to MLTDSELRARLHFWRAKGMGPSSLRRIVEHFGGAAEALRVSDSALLEAGLKQEGIAAYRAQARDAALPDWRWLEAADDHHILVPEDSRYPALLKRIRTAPPVLFALGNPDLLNDPQIGMVGSRNPTQGGKENARAFAAHFATNGLTVTSGLAVGIDAHSHEASLDAGGNTIAVVGNGLDIIYPLRNRKLAERIATQGCIVSEFPIGIPAHPQHFPRRNRIISGMSFGVLIVEAALQSGTLVTARHAMEQGREVFAIPGSIHNPLARGCHHLIRQGAKLVETASDILEEIAPQLNVWLQQDKANPTTPGQAVLNLSAQLPDTDTFDPEYAQVLDALGYEPLPIDQIILNTGLTADAVSSILLMLELHNLVAACGGGHYMRLGSGTGN, encoded by the coding sequence ATGCTCACTGATTCAGAACTTCGTGCTCGTCTGCATTTCTGGCGTGCCAAAGGCATGGGCCCTAGCAGCCTACGGCGCATTGTGGAACACTTTGGCGGGGCAGCGGAAGCCTTGCGCGTGTCTGACAGTGCCTTGCTGGAAGCGGGTTTGAAACAGGAAGGCATTGCCGCCTACCGTGCGCAAGCCCGCGATGCCGCGCTACCCGATTGGCGCTGGCTGGAAGCCGCCGATGATCACCACATTCTCGTGCCCGAAGACAGCCGTTACCCCGCCTTGCTCAAACGCATTCGCACCGCGCCGCCGGTATTGTTTGCCCTCGGCAACCCCGATTTGCTCAATGACCCACAAATCGGCATGGTGGGTAGCCGCAACCCGACCCAAGGTGGCAAAGAAAACGCGCGTGCCTTTGCCGCGCATTTCGCCACGAATGGCTTAACCGTCACCAGCGGTCTAGCTGTCGGAATTGATGCACACAGCCACGAAGCTTCCCTAGACGCTGGCGGCAATACCATTGCGGTGGTCGGCAACGGTCTCGACATTATCTACCCACTGCGCAATCGCAAACTGGCGGAACGCATTGCCACGCAAGGTTGCATCGTCTCCGAATTCCCCATCGGTATTCCCGCACACCCGCAACATTTTCCGCGCCGCAATCGCATTATCAGCGGCATGAGTTTTGGCGTATTAATTGTGGAAGCGGCCTTACAAAGCGGCACGCTCGTTACCGCCCGCCATGCGATGGAACAAGGGCGCGAAGTATTTGCCATTCCCGGCTCGATTCACAATCCACTGGCACGCGGTTGCCACCATTTGATCCGCCAAGGTGCCAAATTGGTCGAAACTGCCAGCGATATTTTGGAGGAAATTGCGCCACAACTAAACGTTTGGTTACAACAAGATAAGGCCAATCCGACCACACCCGGACAAGCGGTATTGAACCTATCTGCGCAATTACCCGACACCGATACCTTTGATCCCGAATACGCGCAAGTACTTGATGCGTTGGGCTACGAACCACTACCGATAGACCAGATTATCCTGAATACAGGCTTGACCGCTGACGCGGTTTCATCCATCCTCCTTATGCTTGAACTGCATAACCTTGTAGCAGCATGTGGTGGTGGGCATTACATGCGATTGGGGTCAGGAACTGGAAACTGA
- a CDS encoding transporter substrate-binding domain-containing protein has product MQKIIWSCGVALFCLATSLAAAVPPPSPPAATATTPPAEPVNVLAAAKQAGVLRVAMEPDFPPMYWINEEGKEDGFDYHLALLVAKELGIPTVQAVEDDYSKLPGLAVEGKADMVMGGYIPDDSIEGIAWSDSYLDFGQCLIVPRGSTIKNIKQLRGKTIGAYEDPAVIKWINDTIPDKKALVTYEGVGWFRHLEKRDVDAIIYDYPFTVEEIKPFSSSLQIAAFNLNESTYAIGIKQGNDAMRTAVNTALAKIKESDEYAELIKRYLPFKISNEVPEGSNTYTVQPGDSLGKIAATKLGTATAWKTLWELNKNRIPNPNLLETGDILIMPKAAEKVTP; this is encoded by the coding sequence ATGCAAAAAATTATTTGGTCTTGTGGCGTTGCCTTATTTTGTCTGGCAACCAGCCTAGCAGCGGCTGTGCCGCCCCCGTCACCGCCTGCCGCCACTGCAACCACGCCACCCGCCGAGCCGGTCAATGTACTGGCTGCCGCCAAACAAGCGGGTGTGTTACGGGTAGCGATGGAACCGGATTTTCCCCCCATGTATTGGATTAACGAAGAAGGCAAGGAAGACGGTTTCGATTACCACCTAGCGCTACTCGTGGCTAAAGAGTTGGGCATTCCGACCGTGCAAGCGGTTGAAGATGATTATTCCAAACTGCCCGGTTTAGCGGTTGAGGGTAAGGCCGACATGGTGATGGGCGGCTACATTCCTGATGATTCGATTGAGGGTATCGCTTGGTCGGATAGCTATCTGGATTTCGGGCAGTGCCTGATTGTGCCGCGTGGTAGCACGATCAAAAATATCAAGCAGTTGCGCGGGAAAACCATTGGCGCTTACGAAGACCCTGCTGTTATTAAGTGGATCAACGACACGATTCCCGACAAAAAAGCGTTAGTGACTTACGAAGGCGTGGGCTGGTTTCGTCATCTGGAAAAACGCGATGTCGATGCCATTATTTACGATTACCCGTTTACGGTTGAAGAAATCAAACCGTTTAGCAGCAGTTTGCAAATTGCCGCGTTTAACTTGAATGAAAGCACCTATGCCATTGGCATTAAACAGGGTAACGATGCGATGCGTACCGCCGTTAACACTGCGCTCGCGAAGATCAAGGAATCCGATGAATATGCCGAGTTGATCAAACGCTATTTGCCCTTCAAAATTTCCAATGAAGTACCGGAAGGCAGCAATACTTACACCGTCCAGCCCGGTGATTCACTTGGCAAAATTGCTGCAACAAAATTGGGTACGGCGACCGCTTGGAAAACCTTGTGGGAACTCAACAAAAATCGTATACCCAACCCTAACTTGTTAGAAACCGGCGATATACTGATTATGCCTAAAGCAGCGGAGAAGGTAACACCGTGA
- a CDS encoding SEL1-like repeat protein — MKIDRFWMIQIVIIISLFALLIGSYLFSFGWFTDKSTNLAATVAPAPVETAEIATPAPAVTPVAASSKPPATCTLAGETLSSDTIRDSLSSSDAVRQASCLEFLQAESLAGDKGAELWLGQAHHQGWGVVKNLEEAASHYRQAASSDELSVQDSAQQWLQQLEQEQAASN, encoded by the coding sequence GTGAAAATTGACCGTTTTTGGATGATACAAATCGTCATTATCATCAGTTTATTTGCACTGTTGATTGGCAGCTATTTGTTTTCGTTTGGCTGGTTTACCGATAAGTCCACCAATCTTGCGGCAACCGTAGCGCCAGCACCTGTTGAAACAGCAGAAATAGCGACTCCTGCCCCCGCAGTCACTCCTGTAGCGGCTTCCAGCAAACCGCCTGCAACGTGTACGCTTGCGGGCGAAACTTTATCCAGTGACACTATCCGTGACAGTTTAAGCAGCAGCGATGCGGTGCGCCAAGCAAGCTGTTTGGAATTTTTGCAAGCGGAAAGCCTTGCCGGTGATAAAGGCGCGGAATTATGGCTGGGGCAAGCGCATCATCAGGGTTGGGGGGTCGTGAAAAACCTTGAGGAAGCCGCCAGCCATTATCGGCAAGCGGCGAGTAGCGATGAGCTGTCAGTGCAAGATTCCGCCCAGCAATGGTTGCAGCAATTGGAACAAGAGCAGGCGGCCTCTAATTGA
- the hisH gene encoding imidazole glycerol phosphate synthase subunit HisH yields the protein MQKIAIIDYNMGNLHSVERAVSHAAAGNATVAITSDPDMILKADRVVFPGQGAARDCMRELETRGMAEVVREVIQTKPFLGICMGMQVLMQHSEENGGIECLGLYEGNVRYFGTVHQEIGVRLKIPQMGWNQIWHQVEHPLWQGIADGARFYFVHSYYVEPVTPDLIAGSTEYGISYASAIANDNVFAIQAHPEKSADDGLKLLENFVNWQP from the coding sequence ATGCAAAAAATCGCCATCATCGACTACAACATGGGTAATCTGCACTCGGTGGAACGCGCCGTTTCCCACGCTGCTGCTGGCAATGCCACGGTAGCGATTACGTCTGACCCGGACATGATCTTAAAAGCCGACCGCGTGGTATTTCCGGGGCAAGGGGCGGCGCGTGACTGTATGCGCGAACTCGAAACCCGTGGCATGGCAGAAGTGGTACGCGAAGTCATCCAAACCAAACCCTTCCTCGGCATTTGCATGGGGATGCAGGTCTTGATGCAGCATTCCGAAGAAAACGGCGGCATCGAATGCTTAGGGTTGTACGAAGGCAATGTGCGCTATTTCGGCACGGTGCATCAGGAAATTGGTGTGCGCCTGAAGATTCCGCAAATGGGTTGGAATCAAATCTGGCATCAAGTCGAACACCCGTTATGGCAAGGCATTGCGGATGGCGCACGTTTCTATTTCGTCCACAGCTATTATGTCGAGCCAGTCACGCCGGACTTGATTGCAGGCTCGACCGAATACGGCATCAGCTACGCCTCCGCGATTGCCAACGACAATGTGTTTGCAATTCAAGCACACCCGGAAAAATCGGCGGATGATGGCTTGAAATTGCTGGAAAATTTCGTCAATTGGCAACCGTGA
- the hisB gene encoding imidazoleglycerol-phosphate dehydratase HisB — translation MTERTASVTRNTLETQIRITINLDGTGKSRFATGIPFLEHMLDQVARHGMIDLDIECNGDHHIDDHHSVEDIGITLGQAFAQAVGDKKGIRRYGHAYVPLDEALSRVVIDFSGRPGLEHQVEYPRTNIGAFETDLFYEFFQGFVNHALVSLHIDNLKGRNSHHIAETVFKAFGRALRMALELDPRMAGIMPSTKGSL, via the coding sequence ATGACTGAACGTACTGCCAGCGTGACACGCAACACGCTCGAAACCCAAATCCGCATCACCATCAACCTCGATGGCACGGGCAAATCACGCTTTGCGACCGGTATTCCGTTTCTCGAACACATGCTTGATCAAGTGGCACGTCACGGCATGATCGACCTCGACATTGAATGCAACGGCGACCACCACATCGACGACCACCACAGTGTCGAAGACATTGGCATTACCTTGGGGCAAGCGTTCGCACAAGCCGTAGGCGACAAAAAAGGCATTCGCCGTTACGGACATGCTTACGTGCCGTTGGATGAAGCGCTGTCCCGCGTGGTCATCGACTTTTCCGGCAGACCGGGCTTGGAACATCAGGTGGAATACCCGCGCACCAATATTGGCGCGTTTGAAACCGATCTGTTTTACGAATTTTTCCAAGGCTTTGTGAATCACGCGCTGGTGTCGTTGCACATCGACAATCTGAAAGGGCGCAATTCGCACCACATTGCCGAAACCGTTTTCAAAGCCTTCGGGCGGGCGTTGCGCATGGCGTTGGAGCTGGATCCGCGCATGGCGGGGATTATGCCGTCGACCAAGGGGAGTTTGTAA
- the moaA gene encoding GTP 3',8-cyclase MoaA: MDTKANPVQLVDRFGRQVTYVRLSVTDRCDLRCVYCMSEDMTFVPREQLLTLEEMTRLGKAFVELGVNKIRITGGEPLVRRNILKLFQDLGQLDGLRDLTVTTNGTQLARYAKDLQAAGVTRVNISLDTLNPDRFHALTRLGDIHKVLAGIDAALEAGFQRVKLNAVILKHRNHDEVLDLVEFAHGRGMDITFIEEMPLGVIGDHVRAEAFYSSDEILRDLQQHLHLSAIEEQTGGPARYFRREDSAYRVGFISPHSHNFCDTCNRVRVTAEGRLLLCLGQEHSMDLRRVLRANPTDDSRVRAALLESMAIKPQGHEFNLQAAQPMIFRHMSATGG; this comes from the coding sequence ATGGATACGAAGGCAAACCCTGTGCAATTGGTGGATCGTTTCGGGCGGCAAGTCACGTATGTGCGGCTGTCCGTGACGGATCGCTGCGATTTGCGTTGCGTGTATTGCATGTCCGAAGACATGACCTTCGTACCGCGTGAACAATTACTCACCCTAGAAGAAATGACACGCTTGGGCAAAGCCTTTGTGGAGCTGGGGGTGAATAAAATTCGGATTACGGGTGGCGAACCCCTCGTGCGCCGCAATATTTTGAAATTGTTCCAAGATTTGGGGCAACTCGACGGCTTGCGGGATCTGACCGTGACCACCAACGGCACACAATTGGCACGTTACGCCAAAGACCTGCAAGCCGCAGGCGTTACCCGCGTCAATATCAGCCTCGACACCTTAAATCCCGACCGTTTTCACGCTTTGACGCGCTTGGGTGACATCCATAAAGTGCTGGCAGGCATCGACGCAGCCTTGGAAGCGGGTTTCCAGCGCGTCAAACTCAATGCCGTCATTTTGAAACACCGCAACCACGACGAAGTGCTGGATTTGGTGGAATTTGCCCACGGGCGCGGCATGGACATTACCTTTATCGAAGAAATGCCCTTGGGTGTCATTGGCGATCATGTCCGTGCCGAAGCGTTTTATTCCAGCGATGAAATTTTGCGCGACTTGCAGCAGCACTTGCATTTGAGCGCAATCGAAGAACAGACTGGCGGCCCGGCACGCTATTTTCGCCGTGAAGACAGTGCCTACCGTGTGGGGTTTATTTCACCGCATAGCCACAATTTTTGCGATACCTGCAACCGAGTGCGCGTGACGGCAGAAGGACGCTTGCTGCTGTGTTTAGGGCAGGAGCATTCAATGGATTTGCGGCGCGTATTGCGGGCGAACCCAACCGATGATTCGCGGGTGCGGGCAGCGTTGCTCGAATCCATGGCTATTAAACCGCAAGGGCATGAGTTTAATCTGCAAGCGGCTCAACCGATGATTTTTCGCCACATGAGCGCCACGGGCGGCTAA
- a CDS encoding disulfide bond formation protein B, producing the protein MLTVTSKTLWLALGLIAMSLAASSFVLTAWLDLHPCYLCIFQRLLFMLLAVFGLLAATGFGEKVWGGLVILLAGVGTATAGYQTWLQLQPPGSASCAGSNPNLIEQLVYFLSDNIPSLFEVSGLCEDEELVILGLSLANWALVSFLAAVIAAVWALRLKKAA; encoded by the coding sequence ATGCTGACAGTAACCTCTAAAACCCTATGGCTGGCGCTTGGCCTGATTGCCATGAGTCTCGCGGCAAGCAGCTTTGTGCTGACCGCTTGGCTGGATCTTCACCCGTGTTATTTGTGCATTTTTCAGCGGCTGTTATTTATGCTGCTGGCGGTGTTTGGGTTGCTGGCGGCGACGGGGTTTGGTGAAAAAGTATGGGGCGGGCTGGTGATTTTGCTGGCAGGCGTAGGAACTGCAACGGCAGGTTATCAGACTTGGCTGCAATTACAGCCGCCGGGCAGCGCTTCATGCGCAGGCAGCAATCCGAATCTGATTGAGCAATTGGTGTATTTCCTCAGCGATAATATCCCCAGCTTGTTTGAAGTCAGCGGCTTATGCGAAGACGAAGAACTGGTCATTTTGGGACTTTCGCTCGCGAATTGGGCGCTGGTGTCGTTTTTGGCGGCGGTGATTGCGGCGGTGTGGGCGTTGCGTTTGAAAAAGGCTGCTTAG
- a CDS encoding nucleotidyl transferase AbiEii/AbiGii toxin family protein, with product MSLLAQWGKAFSFQRLGWCIMPDYQLPHHRLIMTALAQFDADFFTQHAICFGGGTRIALELDEYRESVDIDLLCPNKDAYRAVREQVSNLSLGALVRQEFDYIREIRADRYAVRTFLKLDDSLVKLEIVSCDEYRLVAGADLNLFPLPYLSRESCLMTKLLANADRALAPPFKDVFDLVAMYLAWGEIPQAAWQEAERQYGSVPRKALLKSLADMLARPALYLERAADMKMKPSWAQRIVAEGAQQLYDRIAA from the coding sequence ATGAGCTTACTCGCACAGTGGGGCAAGGCATTTTCATTCCAGCGTTTGGGGTGGTGCATCATGCCTGATTATCAACTGCCCCATCACCGCCTGATCATGACCGCTTTGGCGCAGTTCGATGCTGATTTCTTTACCCAACATGCCATTTGTTTCGGTGGCGGGACGCGCATTGCCTTGGAGTTGGATGAATACCGCGAATCGGTTGATATTGATTTGTTGTGTCCAAACAAAGATGCCTACCGTGCTGTGCGTGAACAAGTGTCGAATCTTTCCCTCGGCGCATTGGTCAGGCAAGAATTTGATTATATACGTGAAATTCGTGCCGACCGTTACGCAGTCAGAACATTTCTGAAACTGGATGATTCACTGGTCAAACTCGAAATCGTCAGTTGTGATGAATACCGGCTGGTTGCGGGTGCTGATTTGAACTTGTTTCCGCTGCCCTACTTGTCACGCGAATCCTGTTTAATGACCAAGCTGTTGGCGAATGCTGACCGTGCGCTTGCCCCACCGTTCAAGGATGTCTTCGATCTGGTGGCGATGTATCTGGCATGGGGTGAAATCCCGCAAGCTGCGTGGCAAGAAGCCGAGCGACAATACGGCAGTGTTCCCCGCAAGGCATTGCTCAAATCACTGGCAGATATGCTGGCGCGACCTGCCCTGTATCTGGAACGGGCAGCGGATATGAAAATGAAGCCAAGTTGGGCGCAGCGGATTGTGGCGGAAGGAGCACAGCAGTTGTACGACCGGATTGCGGCATAA
- a CDS encoding DUF433 domain-containing protein, with product MNAHNRITINPSICHGKPTIRGLRYPVETMLELFSAGMSLDEILDDYEDLEREDLLAVLAYAARLSQVKRIETALAA from the coding sequence ATGAATGCACACAACCGTATCACCATCAACCCTAGCATTTGCCACGGCAAACCCACCATCCGTGGGTTACGTTACCCCGTGGAAACCATGTTGGAGCTATTCAGCGCGGGCATGAGTCTCGATGAGATTCTGGATGACTATGAAGATTTGGAGCGCGAGGATTTGCTGGCAGTGCTGGCGTATGCCGCCCGTCTTTCCCAAGTCAAACGCATTGAAACGGCATTGGCAGCATGA
- a CDS encoding HNH endonuclease has translation MAHLYEMQNIPSVDQYVVGLTKIRSSITDLHIKAFQAHYQAPNYSATAKQIALLAGISGGHTQINLLYGKLGHRLCDQLGIKPDLRPDSTHRWWSVWSSGWQTPKGFIWKLLPPVAEAFEQLGWVETAVFASTDEVISNEILLEGGLYRIAVNAYERNPKARRQCIAAHGTTCCLCGFNFGNVYGKAAEGYIHVHHVRPLAEIKTQYGVNPIKDLRPVCPNCHAVLHMRNPAYSINEVKAMLSHSESKG, from the coding sequence ATGGCACATTTGTATGAAATGCAAAATATACCTTCTGTCGACCAGTATGTCGTTGGACTCACAAAAATCCGGTCATCAATAACTGACCTGCACATCAAAGCTTTTCAAGCCCATTACCAAGCACCCAATTATTCAGCAACAGCCAAACAGATTGCACTTTTGGCTGGCATTTCTGGTGGGCACACTCAAATCAATTTGCTTTACGGTAAACTGGGACACAGGCTTTGCGACCAATTGGGTATCAAACCTGATCTGCGCCCTGATAGCACTCATCGTTGGTGGTCAGTCTGGTCATCAGGATGGCAAACACCCAAGGGATTTATCTGGAAACTTCTTCCACCAGTAGCAGAAGCATTTGAACAATTGGGCTGGGTTGAAACGGCAGTCTTTGCTTCTACGGATGAAGTCATTTCCAATGAAATCTTGCTTGAAGGTGGCTTATACCGCATAGCAGTAAACGCCTATGAACGTAACCCAAAAGCGCGTCGCCAGTGCATTGCTGCACATGGGACAACTTGCTGTCTTTGTGGCTTTAATTTTGGCAATGTCTACGGCAAAGCTGCTGAAGGCTACATTCATGTTCACCATGTACGCCCACTTGCTGAAATCAAAACTCAGTATGGTGTCAATCCTATCAAAGACTTACGACCTGTCTGCCCCAACTGCCATGCCGTTTTGCACATGCGTAACCCCGCATATAGCATCAATGAAGTGAAAGCGATGCTAAGTCATTCAGAATCAAAAGGATAG
- the dld gene encoding D-lactate dehydrogenase: MNHPLITTLQSIVGADKLTTGQRRTEYYRTGFRSGSGTALAVVFPQTLLALWHVLQACVDANTIIIMQAAKTGLTEGSTPSGDDYDREVVVINTLAMDDLVLLNGGEQVLSFPGATLHKLEKLLKPLKRAPHSVIGSSCLGASIVGGVANNSGGALVKRGPAYTEMALFAQVNEQGKLEMVNHLGIALGDSPEEMITRLESGNFAKDGVDDDGKLASARDYLARLRDVDAATPARFNADESRLFEASGCAGKLAVFAVRLDTFPVAQQEQTFYIGTNDPQVLTRLRRHILSQFENVPEVGEYMHRDIFNIAEKYGKDTFLTIEKLGTDVMPKLFAIKGRTDATLNKLPVLPKYLSDRVMQGVSHLFPQHLPDRLLEFRDRYEHHLILKMSEGGIAEAQAFLPEFFADTGNAGAYFECTPQEASKAFLQRFAAAGAAIRYQTLFSDQVGEEMLALDIALRRNDADWVEVLPEHIRSQIEHTLYYGHFMCHVFHQDYILKKGADAHAVKAAMLALLDARGAKYPAEHNVGHLYEAESGLREFYKKLDPTNTFNPGIGKMEKYKRNCSCCG; encoded by the coding sequence ATGAACCATCCCCTGATCACCACCCTGCAAAGCATTGTGGGCGCGGATAAGCTGACAACCGGGCAACGCCGTACTGAGTATTACCGCACTGGTTTTCGTTCGGGCAGTGGCACGGCATTGGCGGTGGTGTTTCCGCAAACCTTGCTGGCATTGTGGCACGTGCTGCAAGCCTGCGTGGATGCGAACACCATTATCATTATGCAGGCGGCGAAAACCGGCTTGACGGAAGGCTCGACCCCCAGCGGGGACGATTACGACCGTGAGGTGGTGGTGATCAATACCTTGGCGATGGACGATTTGGTGCTGTTGAATGGTGGTGAACAGGTGTTGAGTTTTCCCGGTGCGACCTTGCACAAGTTGGAAAAATTGCTCAAGCCGTTGAAGCGTGCGCCGCATTCGGTGATCGGCTCGTCCTGTTTGGGCGCGTCGATTGTCGGCGGGGTGGCGAATAATTCGGGCGGGGCATTGGTCAAGCGCGGCCCCGCTTACACCGAAATGGCGTTGTTTGCGCAGGTGAATGAACAGGGCAAGCTCGAAATGGTTAACCATTTGGGGATTGCGTTGGGCGATTCGCCGGAGGAGATGATTACGCGGCTGGAGTCTGGCAATTTTGCGAAAGACGGGGTGGATGACGACGGTAAGCTGGCATCGGCTCGCGACTACCTGGCAAGGTTGCGCGATGTGGACGCGGCGACACCGGCGCGTTTCAATGCCGATGAAAGCCGTTTGTTTGAAGCCAGCGGATGCGCGGGGAAATTGGCGGTGTTTGCGGTGCGGCTGGATACGTTTCCGGTGGCACAGCAGGAACAAACCTTTTACATCGGCACGAATGACCCGCAGGTGTTGACGCGCTTGCGGCGGCACATCCTCAGTCAGTTTGAAAATGTGCCGGAAGTGGGTGAATACATGCACCGCGACATTTTCAATATTGCGGAAAAGTACGGCAAAGATACCTTCCTGACGATTGAGAAGTTGGGGACGGATGTGATGCCGAAGTTGTTTGCGATTAAGGGGCGTACCGATGCGACCTTGAACAAGTTGCCGGTGTTGCCCAAATATTTGAGTGATCGGGTGATGCAGGGCGTTAGTCATTTGTTTCCGCAGCATTTACCCGACCGTTTGCTGGAATTCCGTGACCGTTATGAGCATCACTTGATTCTGAAAATGAGTGAGGGCGGGATTGCGGAGGCGCAGGCGTTTTTGCCGGAATTCTTTGCGGATACGGGCAATGCGGGCGCGTATTTTGAGTGTACGCCGCAGGAGGCGAGTAAGGCGTTTTTGCAGCGGTTTGCGGCGGCGGGCGCGGCGATTCGTTACCAGACTTTGTTCAGTGATCAGGTCGGCGAGGAAATGCTGGCGTTGGATATTGCGTTGCGGCGCAATGATGCGGATTGGGTGGAAGTATTGCCGGAACATATTCGCAGCCAGATTGAACATACCTTGTATTACGGGCATTTTATGTGCCATGTTTTCCATCAGGATTACATTCTGAAAAAGGGTGCGGATGCCCATGCGGTGAAAGCGGCGATGCTGGCATTGCTGGATGCGCGGGGGGCGAAGTATCCGGCAGAACATAATGTCGGGCATTTGTATGAGGCGGAAAGCGGCTTGCGGGAGTTTTACAAAAAGCTTGATCCGACCAATACGTTTAATCCGGGGATTGGGAAGATGGAGAAGTATAAGCGGAATTGTAGTTGTTGTGGGTAG